In Aquimarina sp. TRL1, a single window of DNA contains:
- a CDS encoding RagB/SusD family nutrient uptake outer membrane protein, translating to MKKHTIYSYILPLFLSIAFVSCDSYLEESPDDRLELNTLDKAAKVVADSYSVASFLFTETYTDLAGPTGNPDGNGIVQDTGGNIITNQDRQLYKWEEVNDIFQETPTYYWDRSYAAIAQTNEVLAIIDNLDGEQDKKNAIKGEALLSRAYHHFMLVNIFGLHYDQNAATNLGVPYITSPETEFLPSYTRNTVKEVYDLVEKDLLEGLSLINDKFFIGTKKYHFTKKAALAFASRFYLWKKDYANCKKYSDLFFDGSPATYIKDYTQITGANFQETANKHEDPADPSNLLVIQKFSFYTRVNQGFRLTNNQLSEVYQNQLGIDDIRDDLSGTIGSNGVYLPRVWQYTFRENLSSNTFQAYHIEVVLKGEEVLFNRAEANLFLGNQDAALSDINIIAENRYRGQTYTDIAAITSYYDATDETEGMLRLILDERKKEFWFHGLRWFDIKRHNIPVTHILPVSEGGETVELPANDPRRAVQIPRDAISFGLTPNPR from the coding sequence GAAGAGTCTCCAGATGATCGTCTGGAATTAAACACCCTAGACAAAGCTGCCAAGGTAGTAGCAGATTCATACTCAGTAGCAAGCTTTCTCTTTACTGAAACATATACAGACCTTGCTGGTCCTACCGGAAATCCAGATGGAAATGGTATTGTACAAGATACCGGAGGAAATATAATAACAAATCAGGACCGACAATTATACAAATGGGAAGAAGTTAATGATATCTTTCAGGAAACCCCAACTTATTACTGGGATCGATCTTATGCTGCTATTGCTCAGACAAATGAAGTATTAGCAATTATTGACAACCTAGATGGAGAACAAGACAAAAAAAATGCAATTAAAGGAGAAGCTTTATTATCCAGAGCATACCATCATTTTATGTTAGTTAATATTTTTGGTTTACATTATGATCAAAATGCAGCTACAAATCTTGGGGTACCTTATATTACATCTCCTGAGACTGAATTTTTACCTTCCTATACCCGTAATACCGTAAAAGAAGTATATGATTTAGTAGAAAAAGATTTATTGGAAGGATTATCTTTAATCAACGATAAATTCTTTATCGGAACTAAAAAATATCACTTTACCAAAAAAGCGGCATTAGCATTTGCTTCCAGATTTTATTTATGGAAAAAAGATTATGCGAATTGCAAAAAATACAGCGATTTATTTTTTGATGGATCACCAGCTACTTATATCAAAGATTATACTCAAATAACAGGTGCTAACTTTCAGGAAACTGCTAATAAACATGAAGATCCTGCAGACCCTAGTAACCTATTGGTTATACAAAAGTTTAGCTTCTACACCAGAGTTAATCAAGGATTCAGATTAACTAATAATCAACTTTCTGAGGTGTATCAGAATCAATTGGGAATAGATGATATTAGAGATGATTTATCTGGAACTATAGGATCTAATGGAGTATACCTTCCTAGGGTTTGGCAATATACCTTTAGAGAAAACTTAAGCTCCAATACTTTTCAAGCATATCATATCGAAGTAGTATTAAAAGGAGAAGAAGTCTTATTTAACAGAGCGGAAGCGAATTTATTTTTAGGAAATCAGGATGCTGCCTTATCTGATATTAATATAATCGCAGAAAATAGATATAGAGGGCAAACCTATACCGATATAGCTGCCATTACCAGTTATTATGACGCTACTGATGAAACAGAAGGGATGTTACGCCTTATTTTGGATGAACGAAAAAAAGAATTTTGGTTCCATGGATTACGATGGTTCGATATAAAAAGGCATAACATACCTGTTACCCATATTCTTCCTGTTAGTGAAGGAGGGGAAACAGTAGAATTACCTGCCAATGACCCTAGAAGAGCCGTGCAAATACCAAGAGATGCTATCTCTTTTGGATTAACACCTAATCCTCGATAA
- a CDS encoding substrate import-associated zinc metallohydrolase lipoprotein: MKTHIMSLQKIVFFVLCVTAILGCTREETIQPVDLFEEIESTDPLDVYLKEEFRDPYGSVIIYKFIDRYIDQRYKAVPPKKEVVKPIAELIKQAWIEPYNQASDQGEAFLKKFFPGEIVILGSPLFNGDGTIVLGTADSGVRVTLTQANNYAPGNNAWIIQTFHTLHHEFAHIIDQNFNFDIEAFYQISGDDYTSNGTWFSITENEAITRGMVTPYGTSAVGEDFAELIATIITTTPEEFDEKYITPENCTGQGQDCLDRNKGRERIKQKYDVVVKYMNEDVGIDLIKLRDEFLKSIN, translated from the coding sequence ATGAAAACACATATTATGTCATTACAAAAAATAGTATTTTTCGTTCTTTGTGTTACTGCCATTCTGGGATGTACACGAGAAGAAACAATACAACCTGTAGACCTGTTTGAAGAAATAGAATCTACGGACCCTTTAGATGTTTACTTAAAAGAAGAGTTCAGAGACCCATACGGTTCTGTAATCATTTATAAGTTTATAGACCGATATATCGATCAGCGATATAAGGCTGTCCCACCTAAAAAAGAAGTCGTTAAACCTATTGCCGAATTGATTAAACAAGCCTGGATAGAGCCTTATAATCAAGCCTCTGATCAGGGAGAAGCTTTTCTTAAAAAGTTTTTTCCAGGAGAAATTGTAATTCTGGGATCTCCCCTTTTTAATGGAGATGGAACAATTGTATTAGGAACAGCTGATTCCGGTGTACGAGTAACCCTTACTCAGGCTAATAATTACGCTCCTGGAAACAATGCCTGGATAATACAAACATTTCATACGCTCCACCATGAGTTTGCACATATTATTGATCAGAATTTTAACTTCGACATAGAAGCCTTTTATCAAATTTCTGGAGATGATTATACCTCTAATGGTACTTGGTTCTCTATAACAGAAAATGAAGCTATTACTCGTGGAATGGTTACTCCATACGGAACATCAGCTGTAGGAGAAGATTTTGCAGAATTAATTGCTACGATTATTACTACTACCCCAGAAGAGTTTGATGAGAAATACATTACTCCCGAAAATTGTACAGGACAAGGGCAGGATTGTCTGGATAGAAACAAAGGAAGAGAGCGAATCAAACAAAAGTATGATGTCGTAGTAAAATATATGAATGAAGATGTTGGAATCGATCTTATAAAGCTAAGAGACGAATTTTTGAAAAGTATTAACTAG